One Rhizobium sp. NRK18 genomic window carries:
- a CDS encoding M23 family metallopeptidase yields MARSLGDEAPILADGRKAPDRRDVSLRWLAGTFLTGITSSVLMGVALFAALDGRQQLAIPAEAYAMTENAGNGASADNVVRGKRLLETKLAPKQADRTIMEVATVTNDGKKEVVRRMPFAHVTMALATDHSDQDDYPPFDPLNIFAANIKQAPATLRTGLIYASDVDSDVSLKTEDFPLKASPYPFAGMMTLSEIEENVRSNGSVLSDGQTQLASLSYVDPRRFANDDLDLGLSAGLTAKIVDQNLSVAMPDSVTPDTPEYADDVLPIRQDMTIEKALNDGGYSEKDAEAIIPKLAETIGSKDLKEGDVLRIGVLQKGEDATVIRASVYRDQEHFGTVAINDKGRFVTASEPAHLDAVDTAFNDDAPPPPKGRHDLPRVYDAIYQASLAYGMNPSMTAQIIRLLGSNVDFQAKVKPKDTLEAFFSVSDEKGKATEDSELLFVHAKLGDLDKRFYRFQDPDDNSVDYYDENGKSVRQFLLRKPVPNGRFTSGFGMRRHPILKYARMHPGVDWAAPIGSPILAAGDGVVIKAGEWTSGYGKQTLIQHANGYVSSYNHQSAVAKGLSRGQRVKQGQVIGFIGTTGLSTGPHLHFELIVNGTKVDPMKIRLPSGNSLDGEALAKFESERKRIDALLGVKDDDKEVASIN; encoded by the coding sequence ATAGCGCGCTCGCTCGGCGATGAAGCGCCTATTCTCGCTGACGGCCGCAAGGCTCCCGACCGTCGCGACGTTTCGTTGCGCTGGCTCGCGGGAACATTCCTGACCGGTATCACGTCGAGCGTGCTGATGGGCGTTGCCCTTTTTGCCGCGCTCGACGGCCGCCAGCAGCTCGCGATCCCCGCCGAAGCCTATGCGATGACCGAAAATGCCGGCAACGGCGCCTCCGCCGACAATGTCGTGCGGGGCAAGCGGCTGCTGGAAACCAAACTGGCGCCCAAACAGGCCGACCGGACGATCATGGAGGTCGCGACCGTCACCAACGACGGAAAGAAGGAAGTGGTTCGCCGCATGCCCTTCGCGCATGTGACCATGGCATTGGCAACCGACCACTCGGATCAGGACGATTACCCGCCCTTCGATCCGTTGAACATATTCGCTGCGAATATAAAGCAGGCGCCAGCCACATTGCGCACCGGTCTCATCTACGCCTCCGACGTGGATTCCGATGTCAGCCTGAAGACGGAAGATTTTCCGCTGAAGGCCTCCCCCTATCCCTTCGCCGGCATGATGACGCTGTCCGAGATCGAGGAAAACGTCCGCTCCAACGGCTCGGTTCTCTCCGACGGCCAGACGCAGCTCGCCTCTCTCTCCTATGTCGACCCCCGGCGCTTCGCCAATGACGATCTCGATCTCGGCCTTTCCGCAGGCCTAACGGCCAAGATCGTCGACCAGAACCTTTCGGTCGCCATGCCGGACAGCGTCACGCCGGACACCCCTGAATATGCCGACGACGTCTTGCCGATCCGCCAGGACATGACGATCGAGAAGGCGCTGAACGACGGCGGCTATTCCGAGAAGGATGCCGAGGCGATCATCCCCAAGCTCGCCGAGACCATTGGCTCCAAGGACCTGAAGGAAGGCGATGTGCTACGCATCGGCGTCCTGCAGAAGGGAGAGGACGCGACCGTCATCCGCGCCAGCGTCTACCGCGACCAGGAGCACTTCGGTACCGTCGCGATCAACGACAAGGGCCGCTTCGTGACCGCATCGGAGCCTGCCCATCTCGACGCCGTCGACACCGCCTTCAATGACGATGCTCCGCCGCCACCGAAAGGCCGGCACGACCTTCCCCGGGTCTATGATGCCATCTACCAGGCCTCGCTCGCTTACGGCATGAACCCGTCGATGACGGCGCAGATCATCCGCCTGCTCGGCAGCAATGTCGATTTCCAGGCAAAGGTGAAGCCGAAGGACACGCTTGAGGCCTTCTTCTCGGTATCCGACGAGAAGGGCAAGGCGACGGAAGACTCCGAACTGCTCTTCGTCCACGCAAAGCTCGGCGATCTCGACAAGCGCTTCTACCGCTTCCAGGATCCGGACGACAATTCCGTCGACTATTATGACGAGAACGGCAAGAGCGTACGCCAGTTCCTGCTGCGCAAACCCGTTCCGAACGGCCGCTTTACCTCCGGTTTCGGCATGCGCCGCCATCCGATCCTGAAATATGCCCGCATGCATCCCGGTGTCGACTGGGCCGCGCCGATCGGTTCGCCCATCCTGGCGGCCGGTGACGGCGTCGTCATCAAGGCCGGCGAATGGACGAGCGGCTACGGCAAGCAGACGCTGATCCAGCATGCGAACGGCTATGTCAGCTCGTACAACCACCAGAGCGCCGTCGCCAAGGGCCTGTCGCGCGGTCAGCGCGTCAAGCAGGGCCAGGTGATCGGCTTCATCGGCACGACCGGCCTGTCCACCGGTCCGCACCTGCACTTCGAGCTGATCGTCAATGGCACCAAGGTCGATCCCATGAAGATCCGCCTGCCGAGCGGCAATTCGCTGGACGGCGAAGCGCTCGCCAAGTTCGAATCCGAACGCAAGCGCATCGATGCCCTGCTGGGCGTCAAGGACGACGACAAGGAAGTCGCTTCGATCAACTGA
- a CDS encoding helix-turn-helix transcriptional regulator, translating into MDYASQQRLETVQFVWSYWLMLLFDILKDPIGFYTFDDVCRITGLSKKTIYRYMDKGHFPRPVSGRPRKTLWWIADVHEWIRRKLQEKVA; encoded by the coding sequence ATGGATTACGCGTCGCAACAGCGGCTCGAAACGGTTCAGTTTGTCTGGAGTTACTGGCTCATGCTCTTGTTTGATATTCTCAAGGACCCCATAGGTTTCTATACATTCGACGATGTGTGCCGAATAACTGGCCTGTCGAAAAAAACGATCTACCGCTACATGGACAAAGGACACTTCCCTCGACCTGTTTCTGGCAGACCACGGAAGACCTTATGGTGGATCGCCGACGTCCACGAATGGATACGGAGAAAGCTTCAGGAGAAGGTCGCGTGA
- a CDS encoding DUF6634 family protein: MTFLFDDPAIIRRALRDLEHLEAGALDTAEILTTAPLLEHHRLVLGWCHAMKGIVTGHPLLPDGNEVVTSQVIYMNPDIGLARTLSRWYRLGTPRQKQGH, translated from the coding sequence ATGACATTCCTATTTGATGACCCGGCCATTATACGGCGCGCACTCCGTGATCTGGAGCACTTGGAGGCCGGGGCGTTAGACACCGCAGAAATATTGACAACGGCGCCGCTTCTTGAGCACCACAGACTTGTGCTCGGCTGGTGCCATGCGATGAAAGGGATTGTCACCGGTCATCCATTGCTTCCGGATGGGAACGAGGTCGTCACCAGCCAGGTTATCTACATGAACCCTGACATCGGTCTCGCCCGAACACTCAGTCGCTGGTACCGCCTTGGTACGCCGCGCCAAAAGCAGGGGCACTGA
- a CDS encoding AAA family ATPase — protein MKRYQLRERFRDLKKDPSGLLAYFALRRLIKEDGVNFRPGDGFVIATVPPDFRPLSYKKACHVLLNVDGDEWGLHREAVRLATSTKRKKTIDHEPSIFELRGLRVLLATHINEVPKEVRFVAKRILSLSPPLAEDVHATRRILGLPTLSKEQVSVLIGKPESTVLAGVMKSEWSAGDEQALLDLKHSDEEGPSLFDLPGFEEQKVWARGLVKDIALWREGKLSWRDIGQSALVSGPPGVGKTYLASALSTALGFRLVQTTVGVWQTQGYLNDMLAAMRRSFDEAKASGGAVLFIDEFDSIGSRPSRPTGRPNETYWQIVINEFLSLMNAPGEGVIVIGATNFPEWIDPAILRAGRIEKHFKLGLPDATTRAEILHYHAGGALPFESLTELADDLEGKSAAALEGLVRSGRRLARNEERELQLSDLRAVMPERKSYAPEEQFRLGVHEARHALIALTLNCARSATIEIRDTFDVSPGSYMRGRTSYDLFEYNLPTETVLLNRIAMSLAGMAAEAVVFGDRSLGSGGLVGSDVEHATAIARRLVGSYGLGETPFFFATPEELDDERMLPTLEAEAMKILRAQYARVLGILSREKDQLIALASEAVAHGKVMIERDAGLVSESARAVD, from the coding sequence ATGAAGCGCTATCAACTCCGTGAACGCTTCCGAGATTTGAAGAAGGATCCGAGCGGCCTCCTGGCCTATTTCGCACTTCGACGATTAATCAAAGAAGATGGTGTCAACTTTCGCCCGGGAGATGGATTCGTCATTGCAACCGTTCCGCCCGACTTTCGACCGCTTTCATATAAGAAGGCGTGCCACGTCCTGTTGAATGTCGACGGAGACGAATGGGGGCTGCATCGCGAAGCCGTGCGACTGGCCACGTCAACTAAGCGGAAGAAAACGATTGATCACGAGCCTTCGATTTTTGAACTGCGAGGTCTGCGTGTGCTTTTGGCGACCCACATAAACGAGGTGCCCAAAGAAGTGCGCTTCGTCGCAAAGCGTATCCTGTCGTTAAGCCCGCCCTTGGCGGAAGATGTCCACGCGACCCGACGCATCCTTGGTTTGCCGACATTGAGCAAGGAGCAGGTGAGTGTCCTCATTGGCAAGCCGGAGAGCACAGTGCTTGCTGGGGTAATGAAGTCGGAATGGTCTGCTGGCGATGAGCAAGCGCTGCTTGATCTGAAGCACTCGGACGAAGAAGGGCCGAGTCTATTCGATTTGCCAGGCTTCGAGGAGCAAAAGGTTTGGGCCCGGGGATTGGTCAAAGACATCGCACTGTGGCGAGAAGGGAAATTGAGTTGGCGGGATATCGGGCAGAGTGCGCTCGTGTCCGGTCCGCCGGGTGTAGGAAAAACGTATCTCGCATCCGCCCTTTCCACGGCCCTCGGGTTCCGCTTAGTCCAGACGACGGTCGGTGTGTGGCAAACTCAAGGTTACCTGAATGACATGCTTGCGGCGATGAGACGGAGTTTCGATGAAGCCAAAGCGAGTGGCGGAGCGGTACTCTTTATCGACGAGTTCGACAGCATTGGCTCGCGCCCGAGCCGACCGACCGGGCGCCCGAACGAGACGTACTGGCAAATAGTCATCAATGAGTTCCTCAGCCTGATGAATGCGCCAGGAGAGGGCGTGATTGTCATCGGCGCCACAAACTTTCCGGAGTGGATCGATCCCGCGATTCTGCGGGCAGGTCGCATCGAGAAACACTTCAAGTTGGGTCTGCCAGACGCTACGACTCGGGCTGAAATCTTGCACTACCATGCTGGCGGGGCTCTACCCTTCGAATCCTTGACCGAGCTTGCCGACGATCTCGAAGGGAAGTCAGCGGCGGCACTCGAAGGACTCGTTCGATCGGGCCGTCGGCTAGCAAGGAATGAGGAGCGGGAACTCCAGTTGAGCGACTTGCGCGCTGTCATGCCGGAGAGGAAAAGCTACGCCCCCGAAGAGCAGTTCAGGCTGGGCGTCCACGAAGCCCGCCACGCCTTGATCGCACTGACGCTTAACTGCGCGCGTTCCGCAACGATAGAGATAAGGGATACTTTCGACGTTTCACCGGGTTCATATATGCGAGGCCGAACCTCGTATGATCTGTTCGAATATAACCTGCCAACAGAAACCGTTCTTCTAAATCGAATTGCGATGTCCCTCGCCGGAATGGCTGCCGAGGCGGTCGTCTTCGGCGACCGATCCCTGGGCTCCGGAGGCCTAGTCGGTAGTGACGTCGAACATGCAACAGCGATCGCTCGACGACTGGTAGGATCGTACGGTCTGGGCGAGACGCCATTCTTCTTCGCCACGCCAGAGGAACTGGACGACGAACGAATGCTTCCCACACTTGAGGCTGAGGCGATGAAGATCTTGCGCGCACAATACGCACGCGTGCTTGGCATCCTCTCCCGTGAGAAGGACCAGCTCATCGCACTCGCTTCCGAGGCTGTGGCACATGGGAAAGTTATGATCGAAAGAGATGCAGGTCTGGTTAGCGAAAGCGCACGGGCGGTCGACTAG